From the Oncorhynchus mykiss isolate Arlee unplaced genomic scaffold, USDA_OmykA_1.1 un_scaffold_416, whole genome shotgun sequence genome, the window CAGGGTGCCCTTGGTGACGAGGCTCTTGACGGCGATCTTGACACGGGAGTTGTTCTTCTCCACGTCGTAGCCGCCTGCCGCCAGAGACTTCTTGAGCGCGGCCAGGGACACGCCGCTCCTCTCCTTGGAGGCGGACACCGCCTTGACGATGAGCTCGCCTACGCTGGGTCCCGCTTTCTTGGGCTTGGCTGCTGCCTTCTTCTTGGGTGCCTTGGCCGGCGCGGCGGCGGCGGGTGCTGGTGCGACTTCTGCCATGTCTGTCGTTCGgtccggtaaacacacacacttacaacactACGGTAGTCTGTGAGGAGGAGTACTTTGCTGTAGACGCTGCTCTGCGCTATTGAAGCTCCACACCGTGCAGGGGGCTGGCCTTAAACGCGACATGAGAACCATGTAGACTCAAGCCACCCAGCTCGGCTTCTCCGGGCTGGCCAAATGCTCTTTCACTTGTGTTTTCTGGTCGCCAATATCGGGCCAAAAGTCACCGACGGAGCCGCGTTTTTGGCCCAAAAGCGAACGGCCCAGCGAGCAGACTTGTGTCCGTTCAGAATAAAGTCATGTGGGCTGCAGAAGCCCCGTGCATTTTGCTGCGACTCGCTCAAAACCTCACCGTTCGACTGTCGGGTGGAGCGGTGCGCACTGCTTTTCCTGTGCTATTTGTCTCCTAAATGGCCTAAAAGTGCATCCGATTGCGAGCACCATTGATTGTGGAGTGAGCCGAGATGTCTGGCAAGGGAATCAAATGGTTTGGCGTCCCCTGATGTGCTCCTTGGTGTTTTAAAGGAGAGCTCTTTTGGGGACCTTAAAACACATGCACTTGTGAGGCCTGGCTGAGACTAGTTTCACGTTGTATTCGTCATGTGTCCAGGAGGCAAACGAGAAATAATACACTGTCCAACGACATGCTTACttgcactttgtgtgtgtgtgtgtgatgttttattagtatgagtttattagttggatttggagcctgtgtgttttcttgtgctaggtagtctctctctctgtctgtgtgtctctttcaaaagcgtgtcagagagagagagagagagagagagataggcttgtGGCCTTCTCGCAGTCCTTCCTCGCTTGACTCCGCAGCGTGACTCACTCGTGCCGGTCTTTGTGTCTGTGGGTCTTGGTGTCTGGCTGTGCGGCCGGCGCTATGGAGGCTGGCGCCCCATGTGCTTGTCCGCCCTGATataggcctagagagagagatttggagcctcttcttctctctcctcctccctcttgtacaggtgtgtgtaagggatgtgaaacggctagtttcaatcggtgacgtcacttgctctgagactgttgttgatgatgtgtgcagagggtccctggttcggcctaaagttatactgttacacaggctccagtcatcggagcacgagtggaatcccactcactgtgttatactgccatgcacacattcctaccctgttcatgtcagcatcatttattccctctcccccctttttgacatgtcctccacacacacacacacatatatggatTTGCTTTTTACTGACAggttgggtggctcttaaaagagcctttgggttacTACAGCACTCCAAATGGGCTGTTTACTTGGAGCTGGTGTACTTGGTCACGGCCTTGGTGCCCTCGGACACTGCGTGCTTGGCCAGCTCTCCGGGGAGCAGCAGGCGCACTGCGGTCTGGATCTCCCTGGAGGTGATGGTGGAACGCTTGTTGTAGTGGGCCAGGCGAGACGACTCTCCGGCGATACGCTCGAAGATGTCGTTCACGAACGAGTTCATGATTCCCAT encodes:
- the LOC118956119 gene encoding histone H2B, which encodes MPEPAKSAPKKGSKKAVTKTAGKGGKKRRKSRKESYAIYVYKVLKQVHPDTGISSKAMGIMNSFVNDIFERIAGESSRLAHYNKRSTITSREIQTAVRLLLPGELAKHAVSEGTKAVTKYTSSK